The proteins below come from a single Microbacterium sp. SLBN-154 genomic window:
- a CDS encoding glycoside hydrolase family 2 protein has product MTLTPLIRRPITDGWTLQATAGPVPDALRTQVIDVPVPAEVPGCVHTDLLAAGLIPDPYLDDNEALLAWIGRVDWTYRTTFSWGPDGHQRHDLVFDGLDTVARVEVNGRTVAETANQHRSCRIPLDQAGLLREGENDLVVHFTAPVPYANAQSVALGARPRPYPLPYEAIRKSACNFGWDWGIATFTSGIWREVRLESWSTARLAEVRTHAAPDGEGGRVAATVHIERADAARTATDDLRVRLRVDEAETVVSMPAGDDDVTVQVQLDQVERWWPAGYGEPHLYQVAVDLLEAEETVDTAERRVGFRTVKWDTAPDAAGTPFTLVVNDQPVFVKGANWIPDDALPVRVDRARYERRLRQALEANLNLIRVWGGGIYESDDFYDLCDELGLLTWQDFLFACAAYPEEEPLRSEIEAEARENIVRLASHASLVLLTGNNENLWGYEDWDWKRRLDGRTWGAYYYYDLFPRLISELASHVPYAPGSPFSPGGQHPNAEEHGSMHLWEQWNRQDWLTYREHRPRFVAEFGWQGPPAWTTLRRSVSDDPLTPESPGMIVHQKAMEGNVKLAAGLVPHLRVPDDMETWHWAMQLNQAIAVRTALEHFRSWAPHTMGAIVWQLNDCWPVTSWAAIDGDERPKPLFHALRRAFAPRTVSFQPRDGGLAAIVTNDTGEEWSGTLHVRRLTFGGDVRAAESLGYAVAARGTATLALPSELAQTDAANAEFLIADAGDVRGTWFFTEARDSALPPAEFDLEVSPAEGGSAVTVTATSLVRDLTFLVDKVDPAAHAEEGLITLLPGERTTVRIRHEGPLDAAQLAAPRVARTLNELVSP; this is encoded by the coding sequence GTGACCCTCACCCCTCTCATCCGCCGCCCGATCACCGACGGATGGACCCTGCAGGCCACCGCGGGCCCGGTGCCCGACGCGCTGCGGACGCAGGTGATCGACGTGCCCGTGCCTGCGGAGGTGCCCGGCTGCGTGCACACCGACCTGCTGGCCGCCGGCCTCATTCCCGACCCGTACCTCGACGACAACGAGGCGCTCCTCGCCTGGATCGGCCGGGTCGACTGGACCTACCGCACGACGTTCTCGTGGGGCCCTGACGGCCACCAGCGCCACGACCTCGTCTTCGACGGACTGGACACCGTCGCCCGCGTCGAGGTCAACGGGCGCACCGTCGCCGAGACGGCGAATCAGCACCGCTCCTGCCGCATCCCGCTCGACCAAGCCGGGCTGCTCCGCGAGGGTGAGAACGACCTCGTGGTGCACTTCACCGCGCCGGTGCCCTACGCCAACGCGCAGAGTGTGGCGCTCGGCGCCCGCCCGCGGCCCTATCCCCTCCCCTATGAGGCGATCCGCAAATCGGCCTGCAACTTCGGCTGGGACTGGGGAATCGCCACCTTCACCTCCGGCATCTGGCGAGAGGTGCGCCTGGAGTCGTGGTCGACCGCGCGGCTGGCCGAGGTACGCACCCACGCCGCGCCCGACGGCGAGGGAGGACGCGTCGCCGCGACCGTCCACATCGAACGAGCGGATGCCGCGCGGACGGCAACGGATGATCTGCGCGTCCGGCTCCGTGTCGACGAGGCCGAGACCGTCGTCTCGATGCCGGCAGGCGACGACGACGTCACGGTTCAGGTTCAGCTCGACCAGGTCGAGCGCTGGTGGCCTGCCGGCTACGGCGAGCCCCACCTGTACCAGGTGGCGGTCGACCTGCTCGAAGCCGAGGAGACCGTCGACACCGCCGAGCGCCGCGTGGGCTTCCGCACGGTGAAGTGGGACACCGCTCCCGATGCCGCCGGTACACCGTTCACCCTCGTCGTCAACGACCAGCCGGTCTTCGTCAAGGGTGCGAACTGGATCCCCGACGACGCCCTGCCGGTTCGGGTCGACCGTGCCCGGTACGAGCGGCGGCTGCGCCAGGCCCTCGAGGCGAACCTCAACCTCATCCGGGTGTGGGGCGGCGGCATCTACGAGAGCGACGACTTCTACGACCTGTGCGATGAGCTCGGCCTTCTCACCTGGCAGGACTTCCTCTTCGCCTGCGCCGCGTACCCCGAGGAGGAGCCGCTGCGCTCCGAGATCGAGGCGGAGGCACGCGAGAACATCGTGCGTCTGGCATCCCATGCCTCACTCGTCCTGCTCACCGGCAACAACGAGAACCTCTGGGGCTACGAGGACTGGGACTGGAAGCGCCGACTCGACGGGCGCACCTGGGGCGCGTACTACTACTACGACCTCTTTCCCCGTCTCATCTCCGAGCTCGCCTCGCACGTGCCGTACGCGCCAGGGAGTCCCTTCAGCCCGGGCGGGCAGCACCCGAACGCCGAAGAGCACGGGTCGATGCACCTGTGGGAGCAGTGGAACCGGCAGGACTGGCTCACCTACCGCGAGCACCGGCCACGATTCGTCGCCGAATTCGGATGGCAGGGCCCACCCGCGTGGACGACCCTCCGCCGTTCGGTGTCGGACGACCCGCTCACACCCGAGTCGCCGGGCATGATCGTGCACCAGAAGGCGATGGAGGGCAACGTCAAGCTCGCCGCCGGGCTCGTACCGCACCTGCGCGTGCCCGACGACATGGAGACCTGGCACTGGGCGATGCAGCTGAACCAGGCGATCGCGGTGCGTACGGCGCTGGAGCACTTCCGCTCGTGGGCGCCGCACACCATGGGCGCGATCGTGTGGCAGCTCAACGACTGCTGGCCGGTCACCTCGTGGGCGGCGATCGACGGCGATGAGCGGCCGAAGCCGCTCTTCCACGCGCTGCGGCGCGCTTTCGCGCCGCGCACCGTCTCTTTCCAGCCGCGTGATGGCGGGCTGGCGGCCATCGTGACGAATGACACCGGCGAGGAGTGGTCGGGCACGCTGCACGTGCGTCGTCTCACTTTCGGCGGCGACGTCCGCGCGGCCGAGTCGCTCGGGTACGCCGTCGCTGCGCGTGGGACGGCGACGCTCGCGTTGCCGAGCGAGCTGGCGCAGACGGATGCCGCGAACGCCGAGTTCCTGATCGCGGACGCCGGTGATGTGCGCGGCACGTGGTTCTTCACCGAGGCGCGCGACAGCGCGCTTCCTCCGGCGGAGTTCGACCTCGAGGTCTCCCCCGCCGAGGGCGGGAGCGCCGTCACCGTCACCGCGACCTCGCTGGTGCGCGACCTTACCTTCCTCGTCGACAAGGTCGACCCGGCGGCGCACGCCGAGG
- a CDS encoding carbohydrate ABC transporter permease has translation MSATALRPPRAGRSIGATVKYLSLIAGVVVTLVPLSVVLIASLKTSQEIGTTGPFEAPGSWFNIENFVIAFEQGGMVEGFINTTIVLAFSLVGTIFIGTTAAYALDRFRFRGKKLVVGLFLVATLIPGVTSQVATFQIINGLGLYDSMAALVLLFMGTDIISIYIFIQFMQSIPVSLDEAAMIDGANRWTIYWRIVLPLLKPAIATVVIIKGIAIYNEFYLPFLYLPSEGLISTSLFRFKGPFGANWEIIAAGTILVIIPTLVAFLALQRWIYRGLTAGAVK, from the coding sequence ATGAGTGCGACCGCCCTTCGTCCTCCCCGCGCCGGCCGCTCGATCGGCGCGACCGTGAAGTACCTCTCGCTCATCGCCGGGGTCGTCGTCACGCTCGTGCCCCTGTCGGTGGTGCTGATCGCCAGCCTGAAGACCTCGCAGGAGATCGGCACGACCGGGCCCTTCGAGGCCCCGGGGTCGTGGTTCAACATCGAGAACTTCGTGATCGCCTTCGAGCAGGGCGGCATGGTCGAAGGGTTCATCAACACCACGATCGTGCTGGCGTTCTCGCTCGTGGGCACGATCTTCATCGGCACCACCGCCGCCTACGCCCTCGACCGGTTCCGCTTCCGCGGAAAGAAGCTCGTCGTGGGGCTCTTCCTCGTCGCCACGCTGATCCCCGGGGTGACGAGCCAGGTCGCGACGTTCCAGATCATCAACGGCCTGGGGCTCTACGACTCGATGGCGGCGCTCGTGCTGCTGTTCATGGGCACTGACATCATCTCGATCTACATCTTCATCCAGTTCATGCAGTCCATCCCCGTCTCGCTCGACGAGGCGGCGATGATCGACGGCGCGAACCGGTGGACGATCTACTGGCGCATCGTGCTGCCGCTGCTCAAGCCCGCGATCGCCACGGTCGTCATCATCAAGGGCATCGCCATCTACAACGAGTTCTATCTCCCCTTCCTGTACCTGCCGTCGGAGGGCCTGATCTCCACGTCGCTGTTCCGGTTCAAAGGACCGTTCGGCGCGAACTGGGAGATCATCGCCGCCGGAACGATCCTCGTCATCATCCCCACCCTCGTCGCGTTCCTCGCTCTGCAGCGCTGGATCTATCGCGGCCTGACCGCCGGAGCCGTCAAGTGA
- a CDS encoding carbohydrate ABC transporter permease: protein MSFTAAAPDAPAAPGPAIVPISPRPPRPSRRRDRRPAGPRSILNRLTPYLFIAAAVGLLLLLTYLPAANMLWYSLTDWDGIDKEQNFIGLQNYLEVFTNPRVFGVFFVSIYYFIGAFVQMAIALYFAALLSTRTRFSNFFRGVLFFPYLINGVAIGFVFLYLFQPGGTLDTVLGWFGVADTPQWLGDPDVANFSLAGTSVWRYTGMNFVLFLGAMQSIPRELYEAAEIDGANDWQQFWALTFPGIRRIIGLSFILAVAGSLSVFEIPFIMTGGANGTSTFVIQTLQTAFTFRQVGLASAMAIVLLAIVLIVTWVQRRVFPDEKVDLT, encoded by the coding sequence ATGTCGTTCACCGCCGCAGCCCCCGACGCCCCCGCCGCGCCGGGTCCCGCCATCGTCCCGATCTCCCCCCGGCCGCCGCGCCCCAGCCGGCGCCGTGACCGCCGCCCGGCCGGCCCGCGCAGCATCCTGAATCGACTGACGCCCTACCTCTTCATCGCGGCCGCGGTCGGTCTGCTGCTTCTGCTGACCTACCTGCCTGCGGCCAACATGCTCTGGTACAGCCTCACCGACTGGGACGGCATCGACAAAGAGCAGAACTTCATCGGACTGCAGAACTACCTCGAGGTGTTCACCAACCCTCGCGTGTTCGGGGTGTTCTTCGTCAGCATCTACTACTTCATCGGCGCCTTCGTGCAGATGGCGATCGCTTTGTACTTCGCCGCGCTGCTGTCGACCCGCACCCGGTTCTCGAACTTCTTCCGCGGGGTGCTCTTCTTCCCCTACCTCATCAACGGCGTCGCGATCGGCTTCGTCTTCCTCTACCTCTTCCAGCCCGGCGGCACGCTCGACACCGTGCTCGGCTGGTTCGGCGTGGCCGACACCCCGCAGTGGCTCGGCGACCCCGACGTGGCGAACTTCTCCCTGGCCGGCACGAGCGTCTGGCGCTACACCGGCATGAACTTCGTGCTGTTCCTCGGCGCGATGCAGTCGATCCCCCGCGAGTTGTACGAGGCCGCCGAGATCGACGGCGCCAACGACTGGCAGCAGTTCTGGGCGCTCACCTTTCCCGGCATCCGTCGGATCATCGGGCTCAGCTTCATCCTCGCCGTCGCAGGCAGCCTTTCTGTCTTCGAGATCCCGTTCATCATGACCGGCGGCGCCAACGGCACCTCGACCTTCGTGATCCAGACCCTGCAGACCGCGTTCACCTTCCGACAGGTCGGGCTGGCGTCGGCCATGGCGATCGTGCTGCTCGCGATCGTGCTGATCGTGACCTGGGTGCAACGCAGGGTGTTCCCCGACGAGAAGGTGGACCTGACATGA
- a CDS encoding ABC transporter substrate-binding protein: MRRKTIAIASLGVVSALALAGCAGGAGADDPDNTIDGEVQGEVTFVTWRTDLVQDGTFEAYAEQFTEMYPDASVTFEGITDYEGEMRTRLSTESYGDVLGIPNSVQPDQFADYFEPLGQTDDLEGTYRFLAPKSFDGVQYGLALGGNANGLVYNTAVFEEAGVTEVPKTEEEFLAALQAIEENTDAIPMYTNYKDGWPLSQWTSNIGAPSGDADAMNAMTTEDAPWTEGTDIYAIDSLIFDAVAGGYTEDDPLTTNWEQSKVDFATGKIGVMGLGSWAISQLQAAAEDNGESADVVGYMTFPATASDGTQYAMVGGDYNLGINVNSDVKAAAKAWIDFLLEESGFTETQGMVSALTTDPLPSNLGGLEEEGVELLELSPAPAGEESLVNDIADGAQIDLYGNIYRQKLVDIARGAADGDKESYFEELNTAWADSRAQVG, translated from the coding sequence ATGAGGCGCAAGACGATTGCGATCGCCTCCCTCGGGGTGGTGAGCGCACTGGCATTGGCCGGCTGCGCGGGTGGCGCAGGGGCCGACGACCCCGATAACACCATCGACGGCGAGGTGCAGGGCGAGGTGACCTTCGTGACCTGGCGCACCGACCTGGTGCAGGACGGCACTTTCGAGGCATACGCCGAGCAGTTCACCGAGATGTACCCCGACGCCTCGGTCACCTTCGAGGGAATCACCGACTACGAGGGTGAGATGCGTACCCGCCTGTCGACGGAGAGCTACGGCGACGTGCTGGGAATCCCCAACAGCGTGCAGCCCGACCAGTTCGCCGACTACTTCGAGCCGCTCGGCCAGACCGACGACCTCGAGGGCACGTACCGGTTCCTGGCCCCGAAGAGCTTCGACGGCGTGCAGTACGGTCTCGCACTCGGCGGCAACGCCAACGGCCTGGTCTACAACACCGCCGTCTTCGAAGAGGCGGGCGTCACCGAGGTGCCCAAGACCGAGGAGGAGTTCCTCGCGGCGCTGCAGGCGATCGAGGAGAACACCGACGCGATCCCGATGTACACGAACTACAAGGACGGCTGGCCGCTCAGCCAGTGGACCAGCAACATCGGCGCCCCGAGCGGCGATGCCGACGCGATGAACGCGATGACCACGGAGGACGCTCCCTGGACCGAGGGCACCGACATCTACGCCATCGACTCGCTCATCTTCGACGCCGTCGCCGGCGGGTATACCGAAGACGACCCGCTCACCACCAACTGGGAGCAGTCGAAGGTCGACTTCGCCACCGGCAAGATCGGCGTGATGGGACTCGGATCGTGGGCGATCTCGCAGCTGCAGGCCGCCGCGGAAGACAACGGCGAGTCCGCGGATGTCGTGGGCTACATGACCTTTCCCGCCACCGCGTCCGACGGCACCCAGTACGCCATGGTCGGCGGCGACTACAACCTCGGCATCAACGTCAACTCCGACGTGAAGGCCGCGGCGAAGGCCTGGATCGACTTCCTCCTGGAGGAGTCCGGCTTCACTGAGACGCAGGGCATGGTCTCGGCACTCACGACCGACCCGCTGCCGTCGAACCTCGGCGGACTCGAGGAGGAGGGCGTCGAGCTGCTCGAGCTCAGCCCCGCCCCCGCTGGCGAGGAGTCGCTCGTCAACGACATCGCCGACGGCGCGCAGATCGACCTCTACGGCAACATCTACCGCCAGAAGCTCGTCGACATCGCCCGTGGCGCCGCTGACGGCGACAAGGAGTCGTACTTCGAGGAACTGAACACCGCGTGGGCCGACTCCCGCGCTCAGGTGGGATGA
- a CDS encoding LacI family DNA-binding transcriptional regulator → MTSQRATVEDVARLAHVSAKTVSRVFSQRELVAPETAERVLAAAKRLRFRPNALAQGLRRGGRTRTMGLIIGELGNPFYYKVASGIERVLREEGYGLVLATTDDTEEGEEQVAETLLGQRIDALLLIPVSRDQGYLEGERQLGTAVVSVDRPARNLIADSVVLANRAGVADATSRLIAHGHRRIAYVCNPAAVYSQEERLAGRRAALAAAGIDDAARWELLADDPAEPPERLVGQLLDAAEPPTAIIAGNNRMTIGALRALRARGDDTTALIGFDDFDTADLMGVTVISYDPVDLGRQAARLALERIEDPTGFSRQIELPTWIMERGTGERPPRGVG, encoded by the coding sequence ATGACCTCGCAGCGTGCGACCGTCGAAGACGTGGCCCGGTTGGCGCATGTCAGCGCCAAGACCGTGTCGAGGGTGTTCAGCCAACGCGAGCTCGTCGCCCCCGAGACGGCCGAACGCGTGCTCGCGGCGGCCAAGCGCCTGCGCTTCCGCCCCAACGCCCTCGCCCAGGGGCTCCGCCGCGGCGGCAGAACACGCACTATGGGCCTCATCATCGGCGAGCTCGGCAACCCGTTCTACTACAAGGTCGCCTCGGGCATCGAACGCGTGCTGCGAGAGGAGGGATACGGGCTGGTGCTCGCCACGACCGACGACACCGAGGAGGGCGAGGAGCAGGTCGCCGAGACGCTCCTCGGGCAGCGCATCGACGCACTGCTGCTCATCCCGGTCAGCCGCGACCAGGGGTATCTCGAGGGCGAGCGGCAGCTCGGGACGGCCGTCGTCAGCGTGGACCGGCCGGCGCGCAACCTCATCGCCGACTCGGTGGTGCTCGCCAACCGCGCGGGCGTGGCGGATGCCACATCCCGGCTCATCGCCCACGGCCACCGTCGCATCGCATACGTGTGCAATCCGGCAGCGGTGTACTCGCAGGAGGAGCGGCTCGCCGGACGCCGCGCGGCGCTCGCCGCCGCGGGGATAGACGACGCCGCCCGGTGGGAGCTCTTGGCGGACGATCCCGCTGAGCCGCCCGAGCGGCTGGTGGGCCAGCTCCTCGATGCAGCCGAACCGCCGACGGCGATCATCGCGGGCAACAACCGCATGACGATCGGAGCGCTGCGCGCCCTGCGCGCCCGAGGCGACGACACCACCGCCCTGATCGGGTTCGACGACTTCGACACCGCCGACCTCATGGGGGTGACGGTGATCTCGTACGACCCGGTCGACCTCGGCCGCCAGGCCGCCCGGCTGGCGCTCGAGCGGATCGAGGACCCGACCGGGTTCAGTCGTCAGATCGAACTGCCGACGTGGATCATGGAGCGCGGCACGGGCGAGCGACCGCCACGCGGGGTGGGGTGA
- a CDS encoding pyridoxamine 5'-phosphate oxidase family protein, whose protein sequence is MDDITEAPVWSLSEDECWSLLARGQVGRLAVSIQGEPDIFPINYVTDGPHVLFRTAPGSKLAELSANPRIAFEVDEYDDDGAASVVFKGIAARLELQSEIDAAEALPLTPWIPTLKYRWVRLSPTSITGRRFQRGPEPDRYDAAANDQWT, encoded by the coding sequence ATGGATGACATCACCGAAGCCCCCGTGTGGAGCCTCAGCGAGGACGAGTGCTGGAGCCTGCTCGCACGTGGTCAGGTGGGTCGCCTGGCGGTGTCGATCCAGGGGGAGCCCGACATCTTCCCGATCAACTACGTGACCGACGGGCCGCACGTGCTGTTCCGCACGGCGCCCGGGTCGAAGCTCGCGGAGCTGTCGGCGAACCCCCGCATCGCATTCGAGGTCGATGAGTACGACGACGACGGTGCCGCGAGCGTGGTGTTCAAGGGGATAGCGGCCCGCCTCGAACTGCAGAGCGAGATCGACGCGGCCGAGGCTCTGCCGCTCACGCCCTGGATCCCGACCCTCAAATACCGTTGGGTCCGTCTGTCGCCGACGTCGATCACGGGCCGGCGCTTCCAGCGTGGACCGGAGCCCGACCGGTACGACGCCGCCGCGAACGATCAGTGGACGTGA
- the ppsA gene encoding phosphoenolpyruvate synthase, with product MMAAEQGSSVIPLYEIGMADLPQVGGKNASLGEMISRLASSGVRVPGGFATTARAYRAFLAADGLADRIARMLAALDVSDVAALARAGAEIRAMINAQPLPADLERDIRDAFAAVVDETGGTDITWAVRSSATAEDLPDASFAGQQETFLHIAGVENILAAITRVFASLYNDRAIAYRVHQGFAHSDVALSASVQRMVRSDIGASGVIFTVDTESGFRDSVLVTSAYGLGEAVVQGAVNPDEFLVYKPGLRACRPAILRRRLGEKTIALRFATESTVGHSTSFEDVPDSARSRFSITDDDVAELARSALVIEEHYGRPMDIEWARDGQEGRLYILQARPETVVSREDAVTLDRFVLREHGDLLISGRAIGRRIGVGRVRVMSSAEHMERVQDGDVIVADMTDPDWEPVMKKAAAIITDRGGRTCHAAIVARELGIPAVVGTVTATRELTDGTLVTVSCSDGDEGHVFAGRADFSEEHTRIDRMPPIPVELMMNVGAPDQAFAFAALPNAGVGLARLEFIINELIGIHPQALLDVAALDEPLRDEIMLRTSPYGGPREFFVRRLAEGVSTIAAAFAPKPVIVRTSDFKTNEYAHLLGGERYEPQEENPMLGWRGASRYVTDRFADCFAMECDALRHVRDAMGLTNVKIMIPFVRTVDEAAAVERVLAENGLRRGENGLEVLMMCEIPSNALLADRFLDHFDGFSIGSNDMTQLVLGVDRDSDLVAEAFDERNPAVLSVLQMAIEACNRRGRYVGICGQGPSDHPDLADWLVRHGIGSISLNPDSIIETWLSLAKRKT from the coding sequence ATGATGGCCGCAGAACAGGGGAGCAGCGTCATCCCGCTGTACGAGATCGGTATGGCGGACCTGCCCCAGGTGGGTGGGAAGAACGCCTCCCTCGGCGAGATGATCTCGCGGCTGGCCTCGAGCGGCGTGCGGGTGCCGGGCGGGTTCGCCACCACGGCGCGGGCCTATCGCGCCTTCCTCGCCGCAGACGGACTCGCAGATCGCATCGCGCGGATGCTGGCGGCGCTCGACGTGTCCGACGTCGCAGCGCTCGCCCGGGCGGGAGCCGAGATCCGCGCGATGATCAACGCCCAGCCCCTTCCGGCCGACCTCGAACGCGACATCCGCGACGCCTTCGCCGCCGTTGTCGACGAGACCGGGGGCACCGACATCACCTGGGCGGTCCGTTCGTCGGCGACCGCCGAAGACCTGCCGGATGCGTCCTTCGCCGGGCAGCAGGAGACCTTCCTGCACATCGCCGGCGTCGAGAACATCCTCGCGGCCATCACGAGGGTGTTCGCCTCGCTCTACAACGACCGCGCGATCGCCTATCGGGTGCACCAGGGGTTCGCGCACTCCGATGTGGCGCTGTCGGCCAGCGTGCAGCGCATGGTGCGCTCCGACATCGGCGCGTCGGGTGTGATCTTCACCGTCGACACCGAGTCGGGGTTCCGCGACAGCGTCCTCGTCACCAGTGCCTATGGGCTGGGGGAGGCGGTGGTGCAGGGCGCGGTCAACCCGGATGAGTTCCTCGTGTACAAGCCCGGGCTCCGGGCCTGCCGGCCCGCGATCCTCCGTCGGCGCCTCGGCGAGAAGACCATCGCCCTTCGGTTCGCCACCGAGAGCACCGTCGGACACAGCACGTCGTTCGAGGACGTTCCCGACAGCGCGCGCTCGCGGTTCAGCATCACCGACGACGATGTCGCCGAACTCGCACGATCCGCGCTGGTGATCGAGGAGCACTACGGCCGGCCGATGGACATCGAGTGGGCCCGCGACGGGCAGGAGGGTCGCCTGTACATCCTGCAGGCGCGTCCCGAGACGGTCGTGTCGCGGGAGGATGCCGTGACCCTCGACCGCTTCGTGCTGCGCGAGCACGGCGACCTTCTCATCTCGGGTCGCGCGATCGGTCGCCGCATCGGCGTCGGGCGGGTGCGGGTGATGTCCTCGGCCGAGCACATGGAGCGGGTGCAGGACGGCGACGTGATCGTGGCCGACATGACCGATCCCGACTGGGAGCCGGTGATGAAGAAGGCCGCCGCGATCATCACCGACCGCGGCGGTCGCACCTGCCACGCAGCGATCGTTGCGCGCGAGCTCGGCATCCCCGCCGTCGTCGGCACGGTCACCGCCACCCGCGAGCTCACCGACGGGACGCTCGTCACGGTCAGCTGCAGCGACGGTGACGAGGGGCACGTGTTCGCCGGACGTGCGGACTTCTCGGAGGAGCACACGCGCATCGATCGGATGCCGCCGATCCCGGTCGAGCTGATGATGAACGTCGGCGCACCCGATCAGGCGTTCGCCTTCGCCGCGCTCCCCAACGCCGGGGTGGGGCTTGCCCGACTGGAGTTCATCATCAACGAACTCATCGGCATTCATCCGCAGGCGCTGCTCGACGTCGCGGCGCTGGATGAACCGCTGCGGGACGAGATCATGCTCCGCACGAGCCCCTACGGCGGACCGCGGGAGTTCTTCGTCCGCCGCCTGGCCGAGGGCGTCTCGACCATCGCGGCCGCGTTCGCACCCAAACCGGTGATCGTCCGCACGAGCGACTTCAAGACCAATGAGTACGCGCATCTGCTCGGAGGCGAGCGATACGAGCCGCAGGAGGAGAACCCGATGCTCGGGTGGCGGGGAGCGTCGCGCTACGTCACCGACCGGTTCGCCGACTGCTTCGCGATGGAATGCGACGCGCTGCGCCACGTCCGTGACGCCATGGGTCTGACGAACGTTAAGATCATGATCCCGTTCGTCCGCACGGTCGATGAGGCCGCGGCCGTGGAGCGGGTGCTCGCCGAGAATGGCCTGCGCCGGGGGGAGAACGGCCTCGAGGTCCTGATGATGTGCGAGATTCCGTCGAACGCCCTGCTCGCCGATCGCTTCCTCGACCACTTCGACGGGTTCTCCATCGGGTCCAACGACATGACTCAGCTCGTCCTCGGCGTCGACCGGGATTCCGATCTCGTCGCGGAGGCTTTCGACGAGCGGAACCCCGCCGTGCTGAGCGTGCTGCAGATGGCGATCGAGGCCTGCAATCGAAGAGGGCGCTACGTCGGCATCTGCGGCCAGGGCCCGTCGGATCATCCTGATCTCGCCGACTGGCTCGTCCGCCACGGCATCGGATCGATCTCTCTCAACCCCGACAGCATCATCGAGACATGGCTGTCGCTGGCGAAGCGTAAGACCTGA
- a CDS encoding GNAT family N-acetyltransferase, with protein sequence MVPGDTARLRFRQMLPEDLDEMAGLLGDPNVMRFYPAPKTREQAAAWIAWNQRNYAEHGHGLWIIETHEGDFVGDCGLTWQDVNGARKLEVGYHVAPRWQGRGMASEAAAACRDYARNRTGVEELVAIIHPDNLASQRVAHKIGMHRVEDDRRADGSYRIVLSMHL encoded by the coding sequence GTGGTTCCCGGAGACACGGCGAGGCTTCGCTTCCGGCAGATGCTGCCGGAAGACCTCGACGAGATGGCCGGCCTCCTGGGCGATCCGAACGTCATGCGGTTCTACCCCGCACCGAAGACGCGCGAGCAGGCCGCCGCCTGGATCGCCTGGAACCAGCGCAACTACGCAGAGCATGGTCACGGGCTCTGGATCATCGAGACGCACGAGGGCGACTTCGTCGGAGACTGCGGGCTGACGTGGCAGGACGTCAACGGGGCGAGGAAGCTCGAGGTGGGGTATCACGTCGCCCCGCGGTGGCAAGGCCGGGGAATGGCATCCGAGGCCGCTGCGGCCTGCCGCGACTATGCGCGGAATCGCACCGGCGTAGAGGAACTCGTCGCGATCATCCACCCGGACAACCTCGCCTCGCAGCGCGTGGCGCACAAGATCGGGATGCACCGCGTCGAAGATGATCGGCGGGCGGACGGTTCATACCGGATCGTGCTGAGCATGCACCTCTGA
- a CDS encoding universal stress protein, whose translation MERILLGYDASDGADAALDWVTDRALRRQARVEVVLITNPFLQDQPRAEEDLARAEQRLRTANPALPVEATRIDGLMPRALTDAAEDADILVIGVDNGHSIREALHGWMSLRVSAMATVPTCIVPSGWTETSGPVTVGLATDRSSDAALTFAAAEAAAAGETLRIVHAWSGPILPTGAPAAAAATASAPRAVRAQHEQLMHETIERLQRDFSGLAVDQVLIHDNAVSVLSKAAGDSSLLVLGTHGRGLLAGGFFGSVGQDLIGRLDVPVAVVPSGR comes from the coding sequence ATGGAACGCATTCTGCTGGGCTACGACGCCAGCGATGGCGCAGACGCTGCGCTCGACTGGGTCACCGATCGCGCGCTGCGCCGTCAGGCGCGCGTGGAGGTCGTCCTCATCACCAACCCGTTCCTGCAGGATCAGCCCAGGGCGGAGGAGGATCTCGCCCGTGCCGAGCAGCGACTCCGCACGGCCAACCCCGCCCTCCCGGTCGAGGCGACGCGGATCGACGGCCTCATGCCGCGCGCCCTGACGGATGCGGCAGAGGACGCGGACATCCTGGTGATCGGCGTCGACAACGGTCACTCCATCCGCGAAGCGCTGCACGGGTGGATGTCGCTCCGCGTGAGCGCGATGGCGACGGTGCCGACCTGCATCGTCCCCTCGGGATGGACCGAGACGAGCGGACCGGTCACGGTCGGTCTTGCGACGGATAGGTCCAGCGACGCGGCGCTGACCTTCGCTGCGGCGGAAGCGGCCGCGGCGGGCGAGACCCTCCGTATCGTGCACGCCTGGTCGGGTCCGATCCTCCCCACGGGTGCACCGGCGGCGGCAGCGGCGACGGCGTCTGCGCCGCGCGCCGTGCGCGCGCAGCATGAGCAGCTCATGCACGAGACCATCGAGCGCCTCCAGCGGGACTTCTCCGGCCTCGCCGTCGATCAGGTCCTCATCCACGACAATGCCGTGTCGGTCCTGAGCAAGGCCGCGGGCGACAGTTCCCTCCTCGTGCTCGGCACGCACGGCCGCGGGCTCCTCGCCGGGGGATTCTTCGGATCGGTCGGGCAAGACCTCATCGGCCGCCTCGACGTTCCCGTCGCCGTGGTGCCGTCGGGGCGCTGA